In a genomic window of Scyliorhinus torazame isolate Kashiwa2021f chromosome 5, sScyTor2.1, whole genome shotgun sequence:
- the LOC140422044 gene encoding uncharacterized protein, which translates to MGKPWKCEDCGKGFRAPCELERHQRSHTGERPFTCIQCEKGFTNIGNLRRHERAHTGERSFTCSQCEKGFTDIGNLRRHEQVHTGERPFTCSDCGKGFTRLSRLQGHQRIHTGERPFTCPQCEKGFTDIGSQRRHERVHTGERPFTCSQCEKGFTDIGSLRKHERVHTGERPFTCSQCEKRYTHIGHLRIHERVHTGERPFTCSDCGKGFTQLSSLQGHQRVHTGEKPFTCSQCEKEFTQIGNLRRHERVHTGERPFTCSDCGKGFTRLSSLQGHQRVHTGEKPFTCSQCEKGFTDIGNLRTHERVHTGERPFTCSQCEKEFTQIGNLRRHERVHTGERPFTCSDCGKGFTRLSSLQTHQRVHTGERPFICTVCDMGFTQLSSLLKHNVTHTKSRPFKYSDCRKGFKSSQLLMSHQRVHTEERPFSCSHCTKSFRSSSNLMKHERGHTGESPFTSPTGKSFTRSSLAEPQCHSHQ; encoded by the coding sequence atggggaaaccatggaaatgtgaggattgtgggaagggattcagagccccgtgcgagctggaaaggcatcaacgcagtcacactggagagaggcctttcacctgcattcagtgtgaaaagggattcactaacattggcaacctgcggagacatgaacgagctcacactggagagaggtctttcacctgctctcagtgtgaaaagggattcactgacattggcaacctgcggagacatgaacaagttcacactggggagaggccgttcacctgctctgactgtgggaagggattcactcggttatcccgcctgcagggacaccagcgaattcacactggagagaggcctttcacctgccctcagtgtgaaaagggattcactgacattggcagccagcggagacacgaacgagttcacaccggggagaggccattcacctgctctcagtgtgaaaagggattcactgacattggcagcctgcggaaacacgaacgagttcacactggagagaggcctttcacctgctctcagtgtgaaaagagatacactcacattggccacctgcggatacatgaacgagttcacactggggagaggccgttcacctgctctgactgtgggaagggattcactcagttatccagcctgcagggacaccagcgagttcacactggagagaagcctttcacctgctctcagtgtgaaaaggaattcacgcaaattggcaacctgcggagacacgaacgagttcacactggagagagaccattcacctgctctgactgtgggaagggattcactcggttatccagcctgcagggacaccagcgagttcacactggagagaagcctttcacctgctctcagtgtgaaaagggattcactgacattggcaacctgcggacacacgaacgagttcacactggagagaggccattcacctgctctcagtgtgaaaaggaattcacgcaaattggcaacctgcggagacacgaacgagttcacactggagagagaccattcacctgctctgactgtgggaagggattcactcggttatccagcctgcagacacaccagagagttcacactggagagaggccgttcatctgcactgtgtgtgatatgggattcactcaattatccagcctgctgaaacacaatgtcactcacaccaagagcaggccctttaaatactctgactgcaggaagggtttcaaaagctcacagctactgatgtcccaccagcgcgttcacactgaggagagaccgttcagctgctctcactgcacaaagagctttagatcctcatccaacctgatgaaacacgagcgaggtcacaccggggagagcccgttcacctctccgactgggaaaagcttcactcggtcatcacttgctgagccacaatgtcactcacaccaatga